A stretch of Sulfitobacter sp. THAF37 DNA encodes these proteins:
- a CDS encoding DUF2237 family protein: MDPEDSINVTGGPLAVCGTDPVTGFFRDGHCNTCAADQGSHTVCAIMTAEFLAYSKYVGNDLSTPRPEYGFAGLQPGDPWCLCASRFLQAADEGCAPRVHLAATHRRALDIVPLNVLRAHAAEAD; the protein is encoded by the coding sequence ATGGACCCCGAAGACAGCATCAACGTGACAGGCGGTCCGCTCGCGGTCTGCGGCACCGATCCGGTGACCGGCTTCTTCCGCGACGGCCATTGCAACACCTGCGCCGCCGACCAGGGCAGTCATACGGTCTGCGCCATAATGACCGCCGAATTCCTCGCCTACTCCAAATACGTCGGAAACGACCTGAGCACGCCGCGCCCCGAGTACGGATTTGCCGGACTGCAACCCGGCGATCCCTGGTGCCTCTGCGCCAGCCGCTTCCTGCAGGCCGCCGATGAGGGGTGCGCGCCCCGCGTCCACCTGGCCGCGACCCATCGCCGGGCGCTGGACATCGTCCCGCTGAACGTCCTGCGCGCCCACGCCGCCGAAGCCGATTGA
- a CDS encoding serine hydrolase, whose protein sequence is MRRFLKWTFGALLLLVVVAVAVGLWKREEITRLMAVNSLFSEEKIVDNFSHMDQAFLTTEVSRGNGPTSPLSYGPDAALPPGTDAWVAERSLTSLLVLNDGEIVHESYHQGTSADDRRISWSVAKSYLSALVGVLLDNGTIESIDDPVTKYAPLLRGGAYDGASLRQVLNMASGVTFDEDYLDFNSDINRMGRVLALGGRMDDFAAHLTETFAAPGETWKYVSIDTHVVGMVVRGAAGKPVAELLSTHIIQPLGLEYAPYYVTDGVGTAFVLGGLNMTTRDYARFGQMYAQRGEWQGRQVVPADWVDASTEPSAPEGAGYGYQWWIPEGSADGEYMARGIYGQYIYIDTARQVVIVTTAADRQFREPGANQQNVDMFRAIARDL, encoded by the coding sequence ATGCGCAGATTTCTGAAATGGACCTTCGGCGCCCTGCTGCTGCTTGTGGTGGTCGCAGTGGCTGTCGGCCTGTGGAAACGCGAGGAGATCACCCGGCTAATGGCCGTGAACTCGCTCTTTTCCGAAGAAAAGATCGTCGACAATTTCAGCCACATGGATCAGGCGTTTCTGACCACCGAAGTCTCGCGCGGGAACGGGCCGACCAGCCCGCTGAGCTATGGCCCCGACGCCGCCCTGCCCCCCGGCACCGACGCCTGGGTGGCAGAGCGCAGCCTGACGTCGCTGCTGGTGCTGAATGACGGCGAGATCGTGCACGAAAGCTACCATCAGGGCACCTCGGCGGACGATCGGCGCATCAGCTGGTCGGTGGCCAAAAGCTACCTTTCGGCGCTGGTCGGGGTGCTGCTGGACAATGGCACCATCGAATCCATCGACGATCCGGTGACGAAATATGCCCCCCTGCTGCGCGGCGGCGCCTACGACGGGGCCAGCCTGCGCCAGGTGCTCAACATGGCAAGCGGCGTGACCTTCGATGAGGATTACCTGGACTTCAACTCAGACATCAACCGCATGGGCAGGGTGCTGGCCCTGGGTGGGCGGATGGACGATTTCGCCGCCCACCTGACCGAAACCTTCGCGGCGCCGGGGGAAACCTGGAAATACGTCTCCATCGACACCCATGTTGTCGGCATGGTGGTGCGCGGCGCGGCGGGCAAACCGGTGGCCGAACTGCTGAGCACCCATATCATCCAGCCGCTCGGGCTGGAGTACGCCCCCTACTATGTGACGGACGGGGTCGGCACCGCCTTCGTACTGGGGGGCCTCAACATGACCACGCGGGACTATGCCCGCTTTGGCCAGATGTACGCACAGCGCGGGGAATGGCAGGGCCGGCAGGTGGTGCCCGCCGACTGGGTCGACGCCTCGACCGAACCGAGTGCACCGGAGGGGGCAGGCTACGGCTACCAATGGTGGATCCCGGAAGGATCGGCCGACGGCGAATACATGGCGCGCGGCATCTACGGACAATACATCTACATCGACACCGCCCGACAGGTCGTGATCGTCACCACCGCCGCCGACCGCCAGTTCCGGGAACCCGGTGCAAACCAGCAAAACGTGGACATGTTCCGCGCCATCGCCCGCGACCTCTGA
- a CDS encoding DUF2332 domain-containing protein: protein MNLRDAFEHQADTCVRMGSPFMGKLLTVLAENWPADSALARKFAGFEGDIGPAGHSLPLRLAGGLHALVLNRAAPDLAAVYPPHAASDAALRDAVLAALSRHETFLLRWTDSAPQTNEVRRSAALIAGAHVALQHFDLPIHLSELGASGGLNLMWDHFALEIHGTRFGAQTPVLTLSPDWTGPLPPAARPRVASRAGVDLNPLDPGRSKDLLRLTAYLWADQPQRLVLTRAAASVATTPVVKGDAIDWLARRLPSAPQGRLHMIQHTVAWQYFPKPVRDRGRAMIEAAGARATANRPLAWLSMESDGDTSGKIGAALILRLWPGDITLNLGRADFHGRWIEWTHG from the coding sequence GTGAACCTGCGGGACGCGTTTGAACATCAGGCGGATACCTGCGTCCGCATGGGCTCCCCCTTCATGGGGAAACTGCTGACCGTCCTGGCGGAAAACTGGCCCGCGGACAGCGCATTGGCCCGCAAGTTCGCGGGTTTCGAGGGCGACATCGGACCGGCAGGCCATTCGCTGCCCCTGCGCCTCGCGGGCGGTCTGCATGCGCTGGTCCTGAACCGCGCCGCCCCGGATCTGGCCGCAGTCTATCCGCCCCATGCCGCCAGCGACGCGGCGCTGCGCGACGCGGTGTTGGCTGCATTGTCCCGGCATGAAACCTTCCTGCTGCGCTGGACCGACAGCGCGCCGCAGACCAACGAGGTCCGCCGCTCCGCCGCCCTGATCGCGGGCGCCCATGTGGCGCTGCAGCATTTCGACCTGCCCATTCATCTCAGCGAACTGGGCGCCAGCGGCGGTCTGAACCTGATGTGGGATCACTTCGCGCTGGAAATCCACGGCACACGCTTTGGCGCGCAGACGCCGGTGCTGACCCTCAGCCCGGACTGGACGGGGCCGCTGCCCCCCGCTGCCCGGCCCCGTGTCGCGTCCCGCGCGGGCGTCGATCTGAACCCGCTGGACCCCGGCCGCAGCAAAGACCTCCTGCGCCTCACCGCCTATCTCTGGGCCGATCAGCCACAACGTCTGGTCCTGACACGCGCCGCGGCGTCCGTTGCGACAACCCCGGTGGTCAAGGGCGACGCGATCGACTGGCTGGCACGACGCCTGCCAAGCGCCCCGCAGGGCCGCCTGCACATGATCCAGCATACCGTCGCCTGGCAGTATTTTCCCAAACCCGTCCGCGACCGGGGGCGCGCCATGATCGAGGCCGCAGGTGCCCGCGCCACGGCAAACCGCCCGCTGGCCTGGCTGTCGATGGAAAGCGACGGCGACACCAGCGGCAAGATCGGGGCCGCGCTGATCCTGCGGCTCTGGCCTGGTGACATCACGCTGAACCTCGGACGCGCCGATTTTCATGGCCGCTGGATCGAATGGACCCACGGCTGA
- the pth gene encoding aminoacyl-tRNA hydrolase, translated as MKLIVGLGNPGAKYARNRHNIGFMALDRIAADHGFPAWKGKHQGAISEGRFGSLRAVLLKPETFMNNSGQSVQAAAKFYKIEPQDVIVLHDEIDLAPGKVKCKSGGGHAGHNGLRSLHQHIGPEYHRVRLGVGHPGHKDAVPGYVLRDFPKADEDWLDDVLRGISDGAAELAAWDTAKFLNTVAMRVSPARSGTGSKGPKAAKPAPAPAPAPADEPQTAQKTPLQKLMERFR; from the coding sequence ATGAAACTCATCGTCGGCCTCGGCAATCCCGGTGCCAAATACGCCCGGAACCGTCACAACATCGGCTTCATGGCGCTGGACCGGATCGCCGCCGACCACGGCTTTCCCGCCTGGAAGGGCAAGCATCAGGGCGCCATCAGCGAAGGCCGCTTCGGCAGCCTGCGCGCGGTGCTGCTCAAGCCCGAGACCTTCATGAACAACTCGGGCCAGTCGGTGCAGGCGGCGGCCAAGTTCTACAAGATCGAACCGCAGGATGTCATTGTTCTGCATGATGAAATCGACCTCGCCCCCGGCAAGGTCAAATGCAAGTCCGGCGGCGGTCACGCGGGCCACAACGGGCTGCGGTCACTGCATCAGCACATCGGACCGGAGTACCACCGCGTCCGGCTCGGAGTCGGTCATCCGGGCCACAAGGACGCGGTGCCGGGCTATGTGCTGCGCGATTTCCCCAAGGCGGATGAGGATTGGCTCGACGATGTCCTGCGCGGGATCAGCGATGGCGCAGCGGAGCTGGCCGCCTGGGACACGGCAAAGTTCCTGAACACCGTGGCGATGCGGGTCAGCCCCGCGCGCTCCGGCACCGGCAGCAAGGGTCCGAAGGCCGCCAAACCCGCGCCTGCGCCCGCGCCCGCCCCGGCGGATGAGCCGCAGACAGCGCAGAAAACGCCGCTGCAAAAACTGATGGAACGCTTCAGGTGA
- a CDS encoding GNAT family N-acetyltransferase translates to MKHDVVTTGNAAGADLAVEVVDTQPGFAALKDAWQALEARDPEGTVFLSWAWLNQAFADQLYRWSVLVVRDGGGDVICLVPLKYRVHWGGSRQEFQTQLQAGGRLLWSEYTGFLCAPGRERAGLEAAAHHLATMPWITLSMRYVAQQGRCRIFTDALEQAGIAVRYQPYMINRGETDNLKCPQVTLPDDFDAYLAASVSRNKRQQYNRFRRKHLDTGDYRITHATEETLEADLDTLMRFWADTWGDKKGRQTEGIVAQYRRMLTAAAHIDSLFLPVLWQGDRPLGALGHVVDRRRGAVHFIMVGRDQTAEEPFVGAALHYHAIAWAIDQGFGCYDFSHGNEAYKYSYGAKDIDVLFFKARRRELTEDNVFDSLCLGAALTRLQGFIEEGRTERAARACAQLARTMS, encoded by the coding sequence ATGAAACACGATGTCGTCACGACCGGAAACGCCGCCGGCGCGGACCTTGCGGTCGAGGTGGTCGATACCCAGCCTGGGTTTGCCGCGCTGAAAGACGCCTGGCAGGCGTTGGAGGCGCGCGACCCGGAAGGCACGGTCTTTCTGTCCTGGGCGTGGCTGAACCAGGCCTTCGCCGACCAGCTCTACCGCTGGAGCGTGTTGGTGGTCCGCGACGGCGGCGGCGACGTCATCTGCCTGGTCCCCTTGAAATACCGCGTCCATTGGGGCGGTAGCAGACAGGAGTTCCAGACCCAGTTGCAGGCGGGGGGGCGTCTGCTGTGGAGCGAATACACCGGGTTTCTCTGCGCGCCGGGACGAGAGCGTGCCGGGTTGGAGGCCGCGGCCCACCACCTTGCGACGATGCCCTGGATCACACTCTCGATGCGCTATGTCGCGCAACAGGGGCGCTGCCGCATCTTTACCGATGCGCTGGAACAGGCGGGCATCGCGGTGCGCTACCAGCCCTACATGATCAACCGGGGCGAGACCGACAACCTGAAATGCCCGCAGGTGACGTTGCCAGATGACTTTGACGCCTATCTCGCGGCCTCCGTCAGCCGCAACAAGCGTCAGCAATACAACCGGTTCCGCCGAAAGCATCTGGATACCGGCGATTACCGCATCACCCATGCCACTGAAGAGACGCTAGAGGCGGACCTGGACACGCTGATGCGCTTCTGGGCCGACACATGGGGCGATAAGAAGGGCCGCCAGACCGAAGGGATCGTGGCGCAATACCGCAGGATGCTGACAGCCGCGGCGCACATCGACAGCCTGTTCCTGCCGGTGCTGTGGCAGGGGGACAGACCGCTGGGCGCACTGGGCCATGTGGTCGACCGCCGACGTGGTGCGGTGCATTTCATCATGGTGGGCCGCGACCAGACGGCAGAAGAGCCGTTTGTCGGGGCTGCGCTGCATTATCACGCCATCGCATGGGCCATCGACCAGGGGTTCGGCTGCTATGATTTCAGCCACGGCAACGAGGCTTACAAATACAGCTACGGAGCAAAAGACATCGACGTGCTGTTCTTCAAGGCGCGCCGCCGGGAGCTGACAGAGGACAACGTCTTCGATTCCCTCTGCCTCGGGGCCGCTTTGACGCGGTTGCAGGGGTTCATCGAAGAAGGCCGGACAGAGCGCGCCGCGCGGGCCTGCGCCCAGCTGGCCCGGACCATGTCCTGA
- a CDS encoding 50S ribosomal protein L25/general stress protein Ctc, producing the protein MAGEIPDLEAQVRTGTGKGAARQARRDGMVPGIVFGGDADPLPINIPFNKLLTMLRKGRFKATLFNMKVEGHDDVRVICRDVQRHVVKDLPTHVDFLRLKRTTKINLFIGVEVSGEDESPGIKNGGVLTLVRPEVELVVTAADIPESITVDVSGLEIGDSATISNVKLPAGAKPVIDRDFVIAQVSAPSGLASQDDEDEDEDVAADEVPTSEMGPPDGEQDSEE; encoded by the coding sequence ATGGCCGGAGAGATTCCAGATCTTGAAGCCCAGGTACGGACGGGGACAGGCAAGGGCGCCGCTCGTCAGGCACGCCGTGACGGCATGGTACCGGGGATCGTTTTCGGAGGCGACGCAGACCCGCTTCCCATCAACATCCCGTTCAACAAACTGCTGACCATGCTGCGCAAGGGCCGCTTCAAGGCGACCCTGTTCAACATGAAGGTCGAGGGCCACGACGACGTGCGCGTCATCTGCCGCGACGTTCAGCGCCACGTGGTCAAGGACCTGCCGACACACGTCGACTTCCTGCGGCTCAAGCGGACCACGAAGATCAACCTGTTCATCGGTGTCGAAGTCTCGGGCGAGGATGAATCCCCCGGCATCAAGAACGGTGGCGTGCTGACCCTGGTCCGGCCCGAGGTTGAACTGGTCGTGACAGCCGCCGACATCCCCGAAAGCATCACCGTGGATGTATCCGGCCTCGAAATCGGCGACAGCGCGACAATCTCGAACGTCAAGCTGCCCGCAGGCGCCAAGCCCGTGATCGACCGCGACTTCGTGATCGCGCAGGTCTCCGCGCCCTCCGGCCTGGCATCGCAGGACGACGAGGACGAAGACGAGGATGTGGCAGCAGACGAAGTGCCGACATCCGAAATGGGCCCGCCGGACGGCGAGCAGGACAGCGAAGAATAA
- a CDS encoding MFS transporter, producing the protein MGLAHDLYLSRRPLAGFVAIGIAWSTYFAQMPVIKAQVGASDGAYGMAILLASLGAIAAMWLAPLFQRLFNRIAVSVGIAIVALGMLTSGTSATLMLLVGGMALASIGSGIVDVLVNARVSDLEARHGRSLMNLNHALYSFAYAGAALATGALREARIGTVTVFVLLSAALLILALAARDRVAEMEDPALPDIPGEMPHAVVLLVGLVVLTAFLAEAAAEGWSALHLERTLGGTAGEGALGPAALGLMMGIGRLFGHSLSRLMRDTRLMLLATLLSAAGIGLAGLAPNVPVALLGFAIGGLGISVVAPLALGLLGRLVPPDVRLAAISRASVLGYGAFFFGPPLMGLVAEGFGLRAAFVVVAGILCLTAVSVLPALARRSTMGQGGLSPLV; encoded by the coding sequence ATGGGCCTTGCACACGATCTTTACCTGTCGCGCCGACCATTGGCCGGCTTCGTTGCCATCGGCATTGCCTGGTCCACCTATTTCGCGCAGATGCCGGTGATCAAGGCACAAGTGGGGGCCAGTGACGGCGCCTATGGCATGGCGATTCTGCTGGCATCTCTGGGGGCCATCGCCGCCATGTGGCTGGCGCCATTGTTCCAGCGCCTGTTCAACCGGATCGCGGTATCCGTGGGCATCGCCATCGTCGCGCTGGGGATGCTGACGTCGGGCACGTCGGCGACGCTGATGCTGCTGGTGGGCGGCATGGCGCTGGCGTCCATCGGATCGGGGATCGTGGACGTGCTGGTCAACGCCCGCGTGTCGGACCTGGAGGCGCGGCACGGGCGCAGTCTGATGAACCTCAACCACGCGCTTTACAGCTTTGCCTATGCCGGGGCGGCGCTGGCGACCGGGGCGCTGCGCGAGGCGCGGATCGGCACTGTGACGGTGTTCGTGCTGCTGTCCGCCGCGCTGCTGATCCTGGCGCTTGCCGCCCGCGACCGGGTTGCCGAGATGGAAGACCCCGCGCTGCCAGACATCCCCGGCGAGATGCCCCATGCCGTCGTCCTGCTGGTGGGGCTTGTTGTGCTGACCGCCTTTCTGGCCGAGGCCGCGGCGGAGGGCTGGTCGGCCCTGCATCTGGAGCGCACGCTGGGCGGCACCGCGGGCGAGGGGGCGCTGGGCCCCGCCGCGCTGGGGTTGATGATGGGGATCGGCAGGCTGTTCGGCCACAGCCTGTCGCGGCTCATGCGGGACACCCGGCTGATGCTGCTGGCGACGCTGCTGTCCGCGGCCGGGATCGGGCTGGCGGGGCTGGCGCCGAATGTGCCGGTGGCGCTGCTGGGATTTGCCATCGGGGGCCTGGGGATTTCCGTGGTGGCGCCGCTGGCGCTGGGGTTGCTGGGCCGTCTGGTGCCGCCGGACGTGCGGCTGGCGGCGATCAGCCGCGCCTCTGTCCTGGGCTACGGCGCGTTCTTCTTCGGTCCGCCGCTGATGGGGCTGGTCGCCGAAGGCTTCGGGCTGCGCGCGGCCTTTGTGGTGGTGGCGGGAATCCTGTGCCTGACGGCAGTGTCGGTGCTGCCCGCGCTGGCGCGGCGCAGCACGATGGGGCAGGGTGGTCTTAGCCCCCTGGTGTGA
- a CDS encoding alpha-hydroxy acid oxidase, with the protein MPVITNIDDLKRIYERRVPRMFFDYCESGSWTEQTFRENTSDFEKLRLRQRVAVDMSGRSTASQMIGQDVAMPVALAPVGLTGMQRADGEIKAARAARDFGVPFTLSTMSINSIEDVAEATGAPFWFQLYTMRDQDFVRRLIQRAKDANCSALVITLDLQIMGQRHKDLKNGLSAPPQLTARTIADLATKWRWGIEMLSAKRRNFGNIVGHVQGVKDNSKLGSWSAEQFDPTLDWNKIAKLKEQWGGKVILKGILDAEDARMAVKVGADAIVVSNHGGRQLDGALSSIAMLPSILDAVGDQVEVHLDSGIRSGQDVLKAIAMGAKGTFIGRAFVYGLGAMGQQGVTTALEVIHKEMDVTMALCGVTKISDLGRHNLLIPEDFGGVWRS; encoded by the coding sequence ATGCCTGTCATCACGAATATCGACGATCTCAAGCGCATCTACGAGCGCCGCGTGCCGCGCATGTTCTTCGATTACTGCGAATCGGGCAGCTGGACCGAACAGACCTTTCGCGAGAACACGTCGGATTTTGAAAAGCTGCGCCTGCGCCAGCGGGTCGCGGTGGACATGTCGGGCCGCAGCACCGCCAGCCAGATGATCGGACAGGACGTCGCGATGCCCGTGGCACTGGCCCCCGTGGGGCTGACGGGCATGCAGCGCGCGGATGGCGAGATCAAGGCCGCCCGCGCCGCGCGGGACTTCGGCGTGCCTTTCACCCTGTCCACCATGTCGATCAACTCGATCGAAGATGTGGCCGAAGCCACGGGCGCGCCCTTCTGGTTCCAGCTTTACACGATGCGGGACCAGGATTTCGTCCGCCGCCTGATCCAGCGGGCCAAGGACGCGAACTGCTCGGCGCTGGTCATCACGCTGGACCTGCAGATCATGGGCCAGCGGCACAAGGACCTCAAGAACGGCCTGTCCGCCCCGCCCCAGCTGACCGCGCGCACCATCGCGGACCTTGCCACGAAATGGCGCTGGGGCATCGAGATGCTCAGCGCCAAGCGCCGGAACTTCGGCAACATCGTCGGCCACGTCCAGGGGGTAAAGGACAATTCCAAGCTCGGGTCCTGGAGCGCGGAACAGTTCGATCCGACGCTGGACTGGAACAAGATCGCCAAGCTCAAGGAGCAGTGGGGCGGCAAGGTCATCCTGAAGGGAATTCTCGACGCCGAGGACGCCAGGATGGCGGTCAAGGTCGGGGCCGATGCCATCGTGGTGTCCAACCACGGCGGGCGGCAGCTTGACGGGGCGCTCAGCTCAATCGCCATGTTGCCGTCGATCCTGGATGCGGTCGGCGACCAGGTCGAGGTACATCTCGACAGCGGCATCCGCTCGGGACAGGACGTGCTCAAAGCCATTGCGATGGGGGCGAAGGGCACCTTCATCGGGCGTGCCTTTGTCTACGGGCTGGGGGCCATGGGCCAGCAGGGCGTGACCACCGCGCTGGAGGTCATTCACAAGGAGATGGACGTGACCATGGCGCTCTGCGGCGTTACCAAGATCTCCGACCTGGGCCGCCACAACCTTCTGATCCCTGAGGACTTCGGCGGGGTCTGGCGGTCCTGA
- the trpA gene encoding tryptophan synthase subunit alpha, with translation MTRIDAKFAALKSQGRKAFVSYIMAGDPDYDKSLEVMRGLPAAGVDIIELGLPFTDPMADGPTIQLAGQRALEGGMTLRRTLEMATAFREGDDETPIVLMGYYNPIYSMGVDAFLKAAAEAGIDGLIVVDLPPEEDDELCLPAQAAGLNFIRLATPTTDDKRLPRVASNTSGFVYYVSITGITGSAEAEAADVAPEVTRIQKASGLPVIVGFGVNTPEKSRAIADVADGVVVGSAIVSRIAKGDSTADVLAFVKSLADGAHSA, from the coding sequence ATGACCCGTATCGACGCGAAATTCGCCGCGCTGAAATCGCAAGGCCGCAAGGCTTTTGTCTCGTACATCATGGCGGGCGATCCGGATTACGACAAATCCCTTGAGGTGATGCGCGGCCTGCCCGCCGCCGGGGTGGACATCATCGAACTGGGCCTGCCCTTCACCGATCCGATGGCCGACGGTCCCACCATCCAGCTTGCCGGTCAGCGCGCGCTGGAAGGCGGGATGACCCTGCGCCGCACGCTGGAAATGGCAACCGCCTTTCGCGAAGGCGACGATGAGACGCCGATCGTTCTGATGGGCTATTACAATCCGATCTATTCGATGGGGGTCGATGCATTCCTGAAGGCGGCAGCAGAGGCTGGCATCGACGGCCTGATCGTCGTCGACCTGCCACCGGAGGAAGACGACGAACTGTGCCTGCCCGCGCAGGCGGCGGGGCTGAACTTCATCCGGCTTGCCACGCCCACCACAGACGACAAACGCCTGCCACGGGTTGCCAGCAACACGTCGGGCTTTGTCTACTATGTCTCGATCACCGGCATCACAGGCTCGGCCGAGGCCGAGGCGGCGGATGTCGCCCCCGAGGTCACGCGCATCCAGAAGGCGAGCGGCCTGCCCGTGATCGTCGGCTTCGGTGTCAACACGCCGGAGAAATCCCGCGCCATCGCCGACGTCGCGGATGGCGTCGTCGTCGGGTCCGCCATCGTGTCGCGCATCGCGAAGGGCGACAGCACCGCTGATGTGCTGGCCTTTGTGAAAAGCCTTGCGGACGGCGCGCACAGCGCCTGA
- the ychF gene encoding redox-regulated ATPase YchF, with amino-acid sequence MGFKMGIVGLPNVGKSTLFNALTRTAAAQAANFPFCTIEPNVGEVAVPDARLDKLAEIAKSKSIIPTRMTFVDIAGLVKGASKGEGLGNQFLANIREVDAIAHVLRCFEDGDVTHVEGRVDPVADAETIETELMLADIESIEKRLQNIVRKVRGGDKEAVQQERLMRAALEVLEAGKPARVVEVDEEDRKAWRMLQLLTTKPVLYVCNVGEAEAAEGNALSAKVAEMAAAQGNAHVIISAQIEEEISQLDREEAEMFLDEMGLTEAGLDRLIRAGYELLHLETYFTVGPKEARAWTIKSGTSAPKAAGVIHGDFEKGFIRAETIAYDDFVSLGGEGPAKDAGKMRAEGKAYVVKDGDVLHFLFNT; translated from the coding sequence ATGGGTTTCAAAATGGGTATCGTCGGGCTGCCGAATGTCGGCAAGTCCACGCTGTTTAACGCGCTGACGCGCACGGCGGCGGCGCAGGCGGCGAACTTTCCCTTTTGCACCATCGAACCCAACGTCGGCGAGGTCGCCGTACCCGACGCGCGGCTGGACAAGCTGGCCGAGATTGCCAAGTCGAAGTCGATCATTCCGACCCGGATGACCTTTGTCGACATCGCGGGGCTGGTCAAAGGGGCCTCCAAGGGCGAGGGGCTGGGCAACCAGTTCCTGGCCAACATCCGCGAAGTGGATGCCATTGCCCATGTCCTGCGCTGTTTCGAAGACGGCGACGTGACGCATGTGGAGGGCCGCGTGGACCCGGTGGCGGACGCCGAGACTATTGAGACCGAGCTGATGCTGGCGGACATCGAAAGCATCGAGAAGCGCCTGCAGAACATCGTCCGCAAGGTCCGTGGCGGCGACAAGGAAGCGGTTCAGCAGGAACGCCTGATGCGCGCGGCGCTGGAGGTCCTGGAAGCGGGCAAGCCCGCCCGCGTCGTCGAGGTGGACGAAGAAGACCGCAAGGCCTGGCGCATGCTGCAGCTGCTGACGACCAAGCCCGTGCTCTATGTCTGCAACGTGGGCGAGGCGGAGGCCGCCGAGGGCAATGCGCTTTCCGCGAAGGTGGCCGAAATGGCCGCGGCCCAGGGCAATGCTCATGTGATCATCTCTGCCCAGATCGAGGAAGAGATCAGCCAGCTTGACCGCGAAGAGGCCGAGATGTTCCTTGACGAAATGGGGCTGACCGAGGCCGGTCTCGACCGGCTGATCCGGGCGGGCTACGAGCTGCTGCACCTGGAGACCTATTTCACCGTCGGCCCGAAAGAGGCGCGCGCCTGGACCATCAAGTCCGGCACCTCTGCCCCCAAGGCGGCCGGGGTGATCCACGGCGATTTCGAAAAGGGTTTCATCCGCGCCGAAACCATCGCCTACGACGACTTCGTGTCGCTGGGCGGCGAGGGACCGGCCAAGGACGCAGGCAAGATGCGCGCCGAGGGCAAGGCCTACGTGGTCAAGGACGGCGATGTGCTGCACTTTCTGTTCAATACCTAA
- a CDS encoding NotI family restriction endonuclease, with protein MAERFHIAEWYGHPYMDIAPIDRVRLAQHRVGAHTMKKADIKRLAALQEKVIGAQLTPREQDRLDVLTALFEQQQEGEQPCPFRTDMDHATCTKPGGVCSLRLYTDDDGPFRPVEGDRGMIRALCPYRFHQDNAAFRHIGNRLLGDPTPSQAGEVGFLESTGNLDSAPGEDVGRIDMILVAENTPEGAEMKWCAVEVQAVYFSGREMAIEFGDIQERQGVAAMPVEGRRPDYRSSGPKRLMPQLQIKVPTLRRWGKKMALLVDRAFFLSMGEMQRVEHLSNCDVVWFLADFVREPGEDRYRLEIVDEFGTTLESAIEGLTGGIPVSLEEFEGRIAGKILP; from the coding sequence ATGGCAGAGAGATTCCACATAGCCGAGTGGTACGGTCATCCGTACATGGACATCGCCCCCATTGATCGGGTCCGCCTTGCCCAGCACCGGGTCGGCGCTCACACGATGAAAAAGGCCGACATCAAGAGGCTTGCAGCGCTCCAGGAAAAGGTCATCGGCGCCCAGCTGACGCCGCGCGAGCAAGATCGGCTTGATGTCCTTACCGCCCTATTCGAGCAGCAACAGGAGGGTGAACAGCCGTGCCCCTTCCGAACTGACATGGATCACGCGACCTGCACCAAACCTGGCGGGGTATGCTCGCTGCGCCTCTACACTGATGATGACGGCCCCTTTCGACCGGTGGAGGGCGATCGCGGCATGATACGGGCCCTCTGCCCTTACCGCTTTCACCAGGATAACGCCGCATTCCGGCACATCGGCAATCGACTACTCGGAGACCCTACCCCTAGCCAGGCCGGAGAGGTTGGGTTTCTGGAATCGACAGGCAACCTGGACAGCGCGCCCGGCGAAGATGTCGGGCGTATCGACATGATCCTCGTCGCCGAAAACACCCCGGAGGGGGCTGAAATGAAGTGGTGCGCCGTAGAGGTGCAGGCGGTCTACTTCTCGGGCCGCGAGATGGCGATCGAGTTCGGGGACATACAAGAGCGCCAAGGCGTGGCGGCGATGCCGGTCGAGGGTCGCCGTCCGGACTATCGGAGCAGCGGACCGAAGCGCCTGATGCCACAGCTCCAGATCAAAGTGCCAACGCTCAGACGATGGGGAAAGAAGATGGCCCTTCTGGTTGACCGGGCTTTCTTCCTCTCAATGGGCGAAATGCAGCGCGTCGAGCACCTCTCGAACTGCGATGTCGTCTGGTTCCTCGCCGACTTCGTCCGAGAGCCAGGGGAGGACCGATATCGGCTGGAAATCGTTGACGAGTTCGGGACCACGCTTGAGAGTGCGATTGAGGGCTTGACGGGCGGCATCCCGGTATCGCTTGAGGAATTCGAGGGCCGAATCGCCGGAAAAATCTTGCCCTAA